The Pseudomonas parafulva genome window below encodes:
- a CDS encoding response regulator — MPPAGTKTCPHQRDSIVSTAGKTILMVDDDQDIRELLQTYLSRCGLQVQAEPDGQGFRRALEAGNYDLLILDVMLPDEDGFSLCRWVRQHPRQSRVPIIMLTASSDEADRIIGLELGADDYLGKPFSPRELQARIKALLRRCDFTTASPASAVLAFDDWRLDTVSHRLFHRDGEEVILSGADFALLKLFLDHPQQILDRDTIGNATRGREPMPLDRIVDMAVSRLRQRLRDTDKPPRLIRTVRGSGYLLAANVCCAG, encoded by the coding sequence ATGCCTCCAGCAGGCACCAAGACCTGCCCCCACCAAAGGGATTCCATTGTGAGCACTGCCGGTAAGACCATCCTCATGGTCGACGACGACCAGGATATTCGCGAGCTGTTGCAAACCTACCTCAGCCGCTGCGGCTTGCAGGTGCAGGCCGAACCCGACGGACAGGGTTTTCGCCGCGCCCTGGAGGCCGGGAACTACGACCTGCTGATCCTCGACGTAATGCTGCCCGACGAAGACGGCTTCAGCCTGTGCCGCTGGGTGCGTCAGCATCCACGCCAGTCGCGGGTGCCGATCATCATGCTGACCGCCAGTTCCGATGAGGCCGACCGCATCATCGGCCTGGAGCTCGGCGCCGACGACTACCTGGGCAAGCCGTTCAGCCCGCGCGAGCTGCAAGCGCGGATCAAAGCCCTGCTGCGCCGCTGCGACTTCACCACGGCGAGCCCCGCCAGCGCAGTGCTGGCCTTCGACGACTGGCGCCTGGACACGGTCAGCCACCGGCTGTTCCACCGCGACGGCGAGGAGGTGATTCTCTCCGGTGCCGACTTCGCCCTGCTCAAGCTGTTTCTCGATCATCCCCAGCAGATCCTCGACCGCGACACCATCGGCAATGCCACCCGTGGCCGTGAACCGATGCCGTTGGACCGCATCGTCGACATGGCGGTGAGTCGCCTGCGCCAACGGCTGCGCGACACCGACAAACCGCCACGGCTGATCCGCACCGTACGCGGCAGTGGCTACCTGCTCGCGGCGAATGTCTGCTGTGCCGGCTGA
- a CDS encoding FecR family protein, which produces MTDSASRPSLAAPDARARALDEAQDWLIRLQCPSAEDTEHFQAWLSANDHNAHAYVEAEALWNGAQVRRLAGDLHQRRRASLRGRLRRHWKPLATAALLLVGLFTFGNLPVRLQADHLTQVGERQRLQLDGGAHVLLNTDSAFASHARDGQQVARLLQGEAYFEVPGGDQPALEVQAGPLRAQARDTHFAVRYLDGQAQVRVQRGDVDLQAASDQRIRLRAGDSIAVGPEGFGQRQRVDPQKDLAWVEGRLVFENCPMSQVLDELRRYYPGWIINRNPRLETVAVTGNYRLDQPLEALRALAHITSAQVHEYPNVVILN; this is translated from the coding sequence GTGACCGACTCCGCCTCTCGCCCATCGCTCGCCGCGCCAGACGCCCGCGCCCGTGCCCTGGACGAGGCCCAGGACTGGCTGATCCGTCTGCAATGCCCTAGCGCCGAAGACACCGAACACTTCCAGGCCTGGCTGAGCGCCAACGACCATAACGCCCACGCCTACGTGGAGGCCGAAGCGCTATGGAACGGCGCGCAGGTGCGCCGACTCGCCGGCGATCTGCACCAGCGCCGTCGCGCGTCCCTGCGCGGTCGCCTACGTCGCCACTGGAAACCGCTGGCCACGGCTGCGTTGCTGTTGGTGGGGCTGTTCACCTTCGGCAATCTGCCGGTGCGCCTGCAAGCCGACCACCTGACCCAAGTCGGCGAACGCCAGCGCTTGCAACTGGACGGTGGCGCCCACGTGCTGCTGAACACCGATTCGGCATTCGCCAGTCACGCGCGCGACGGCCAGCAAGTCGCACGCCTGCTGCAAGGCGAGGCCTACTTCGAAGTGCCTGGCGGCGACCAGCCGGCGCTGGAGGTCCAGGCTGGCCCGCTGCGTGCGCAGGCACGCGATACCCACTTCGCCGTGCGCTACCTCGACGGCCAGGCGCAGGTGCGGGTACAGCGCGGTGATGTCGACCTGCAGGCCGCCAGCGACCAGCGCATTCGTCTGCGTGCCGGCGACAGCATCGCGGTCGGCCCCGAAGGTTTCGGCCAGCGCCAGCGGGTCGATCCGCAGAAGGACCTGGCCTGGGTCGAGGGTCGTCTGGTCTTCGAGAATTGCCCCATGAGCCAGGTGCTCGACGAATTGCGCCGCTACTATCCCGGCTGGATCATCAATCGCAACCCGCGCCTGGAAACCGTAGCGGTGACTGGCAACTACCGCCTGGACCAGCCACTGGAGGCGCTACGGGCCCTGGCGCACATCACTTCGGCGCAAGTGCATGAGTACCCGAACGTGGTGATTCTCAACTGA
- a CDS encoding RNA polymerase sigma factor, producing the protein MSQSRFTALFLNQRLSLLRTLQRMVGNPSTAEDLVQETYLRVTRALGERPVEHLEPFVFQTARNLALDHLRARRVQARTLVDDVCEQVLHNVAAPLSSREDALHAEQLLERLSLSLGQLSERQQRIFILSRLQGASYQEIAEQLQVSASTVQKELKLIMAICVSVAERLA; encoded by the coding sequence GTGAGTCAGTCCCGCTTCACTGCCCTGTTTCTCAACCAGCGCCTGAGCCTGTTGCGCACGCTCCAGCGCATGGTCGGCAACCCGAGCACGGCTGAAGACCTGGTGCAGGAAACCTACCTGCGGGTCACTCGCGCATTGGGCGAGCGCCCCGTGGAACACCTCGAACCTTTCGTCTTCCAGACCGCGCGCAACCTGGCGCTCGACCACCTGCGCGCACGTCGCGTCCAGGCGCGCACGCTGGTGGACGACGTCTGCGAGCAGGTCCTGCACAATGTCGCCGCGCCGCTGAGCAGCCGCGAAGATGCCCTGCACGCCGAACAACTGCTGGAGCGTCTGAGCCTGAGCCTCGGCCAGCTCAGCGAGCGGCAACAACGCATCTTCATCCTCAGCCGCTTGCAGGGCGCCAGCTACCAGGAAATCGCCGAGCAATTGCAGGTCTCGGCCAGCACGGTGCAGAAGGAACTGAAACTGATCATGGCGATCTGCGTGAGCGTGGCCGAGCGCCTCGCCTGA
- the gap gene encoding type I glyceraldehyde-3-phosphate dehydrogenase, with the protein MTLRIAINGFGRIGRNVLRALYTQGYRQDLQVVAINDLGDSAMNAHLLKYDSVHGTFDVSVEADHESITVNGDRISVSAIRNPAELPWKAEAIDVVFECTGLFTEREKAAAHLSAGAGKVIISAPAKGVDATVVYGVNHDVLRASHQIISNASCTTNCLAPIAQVLQREFGIEQGLMTTIHAYTNDQVLTDVYHSDPYRARSATQSMIPSKTGAAEAVGLVLPELAGKLTGMAVRVPVINVSLVDLTVNLKREVSADDVNALFLEASRHSRVLGYNNLPLVSCDFNHNPLSSIFDANHTRANGRMLKVLAWYDNEWGFSNRMLDNCLALFNAR; encoded by the coding sequence ATGACCCTTCGCATCGCGATCAACGGATTCGGCCGCATCGGACGCAACGTCCTTCGCGCACTCTATACCCAAGGCTACCGTCAGGACCTGCAGGTCGTCGCCATCAACGACTTGGGCGACAGCGCCATGAACGCCCACCTGCTCAAGTACGACAGCGTTCACGGCACCTTCGACGTCAGTGTCGAGGCCGACCACGAAAGCATCACGGTCAACGGCGACCGCATCAGCGTGAGCGCCATCCGCAACCCTGCCGAACTGCCCTGGAAAGCCGAAGCCATCGACGTCGTGTTCGAATGCACGGGGCTGTTCACCGAACGCGAAAAAGCCGCTGCGCACCTGAGCGCCGGCGCCGGCAAGGTCATCATCTCGGCACCGGCCAAGGGCGTGGATGCCACCGTGGTGTATGGCGTCAACCACGACGTGCTGCGCGCCTCGCACCAGATCATCTCCAACGCGTCGTGCACCACCAACTGCCTGGCGCCGATCGCCCAGGTGCTGCAGCGCGAGTTCGGCATCGAACAGGGCTTGATGACCACTATCCACGCCTACACCAACGATCAGGTACTCACCGACGTCTACCACAGCGATCCGTACCGCGCGCGCTCGGCCACCCAATCGATGATTCCGAGCAAGACCGGCGCCGCCGAGGCCGTGGGCCTGGTGCTGCCGGAGCTGGCTGGCAAGCTCACCGGCATGGCCGTGCGGGTGCCAGTGATCAACGTGTCGCTGGTGGACCTGACCGTCAACCTCAAGCGCGAGGTCTCGGCCGACGACGTCAACGCGCTGTTCCTGGAGGCCAGTCGCCATTCGCGGGTGCTGGGTTACAACAACCTGCCGCTGGTGTCGTGCGACTTCAACCACAACCCGCTGTCGTCGATCTTCGACGCCAACCACACTCGCGCCAACGGGCGCATGCTCAAGGTGCTGGCCTGGTACGACAACGAATGGGGCTTCTCCAACCGCATGCTCGACAACTGCCTGGCACTGTTCAACGCGCGCTGA
- a CDS encoding ATP-binding protein: MLLLTLLVVLIAQGLSSLIWLAQLRASQVQGLRASASSLAHSMSASVSYFRSLPVAYRPMVLDQLRSMGGTRFFVSLNDKPLDMSVLPVTSRKQAVIEVVSEVLHERLGQGMEISVEFVSPDDLRIFNSGLKLDELPRSWAHYALTLEPLNPPVLVTQIRLDEGEWLYIASLLPEPYTGLEPQGLPRQQIGFIVLTTALLLLFIGLLVHWQSLPLKRLARTAREMSLGADVPPVAEAGGSEVVEVGRAFNAMRERISRYLTERSQLFSAISHDLRTPITRLRLRVELLEDEALQAKFSRDLDELELLVKGALQCVKDTDIHENIEPVDLNQVLEILAEPYLRDGRITVEGKVLAPYQGKPLALRRCIGNLIDNAIKYGERAHLRIIDGPEAFVLQVDDQGPGVPEQRLEQVFEPHFRLAAQQQGYGLGLGIARNIAHSHGGEVSLLNLREGGLRVTLCLPRLME; this comes from the coding sequence ATGCTGCTGCTCACCTTGCTGGTGGTGCTGATCGCCCAAGGCCTCTCGAGCCTGATCTGGCTGGCCCAACTGCGCGCCAGTCAGGTACAGGGGCTGCGCGCCAGCGCCAGCAGCCTGGCCCATTCCATGAGCGCCAGCGTCAGCTATTTCCGCTCCTTGCCGGTGGCCTACCGGCCGATGGTGCTCGATCAACTGCGCAGCATGGGCGGCACGCGTTTCTTCGTTTCGCTCAACGACAAACCGCTGGACATGTCGGTGCTGCCCGTCACCTCGCGCAAGCAGGCGGTGATCGAAGTGGTGAGTGAGGTGCTGCATGAGCGCCTGGGCCAGGGCATGGAAATCTCCGTCGAATTCGTCAGCCCCGATGACCTGCGCATCTTCAACAGCGGTCTGAAGCTCGATGAGCTGCCGCGCTCCTGGGCGCACTACGCCTTGACCCTGGAACCGCTGAATCCACCGGTGCTGGTGACCCAGATTCGCCTCGACGAGGGCGAGTGGCTGTACATCGCTTCGTTGCTGCCCGAGCCCTACACGGGGCTCGAACCCCAGGGCCTGCCGCGTCAGCAGATCGGTTTCATCGTCCTGACCACCGCCTTGCTGCTGCTGTTCATCGGCTTGCTGGTGCACTGGCAGAGCCTGCCGCTCAAGCGCCTGGCACGCACGGCCCGGGAGATGTCGCTGGGCGCCGACGTGCCGCCGGTGGCCGAGGCGGGAGGCAGCGAAGTGGTGGAAGTGGGGCGGGCGTTCAACGCCATGCGCGAGCGCATCAGCCGTTACCTGACCGAACGCTCGCAGTTGTTCAGCGCCATCTCCCACGACCTGCGTACGCCAATTACCCGCCTGCGCCTGCGTGTCGAGCTGCTCGAGGACGAGGCGTTGCAGGCCAAGTTCAGCCGTGACCTCGACGAGCTGGAGCTGCTGGTCAAGGGGGCGCTGCAGTGCGTCAAGGACACCGACATTCACGAGAACATCGAGCCGGTCGACCTCAACCAGGTGCTGGAGATTCTTGCCGAACCCTACCTGCGCGACGGACGCATCACCGTCGAGGGAAAAGTGCTGGCGCCCTATCAGGGCAAGCCACTGGCGCTGCGCCGCTGCATCGGCAACCTCATCGATAACGCCATCAAGTACGGCGAGCGCGCGCACCTGCGGATCATCGACGGCCCGGAGGCTTTCGTGTTGCAGGTCGACGACCAGGGCCCGGGCGTGCCGGAGCAGCGCCTGGAACAGGTATTCGAGCCGCACTTTCGCCTGGCGGCGCAGCAGCAGGGCTATGGCCTGGGCCTGGGCATCGCCCGCAACATCGCCCACAGCCACGGCGGCGAGGTGAGCCTGCTGAACCTGCGCGAAGGCGGGCTGCGGGTGACGCTGTGCCTGCCGCGGCTGATGGAGTGA
- a CDS encoding glucokinase encodes MKALLVGDIGGTNARFALWRDNDLHAVQVLATADYSSPEQAIEAYLHEQGIARGGVSDVCLSVAGPVDGDDFRFTNNHWRLNRTAFCNTLQVQRLLLLNDFSAMALGMTRLKPGEFVEVCPGQADQARPALIIGPGTGLGVGTLLNLNKHWMALPGEGGHVDLPVGNAREAAIHQHIQGQIGHVSAETVLSGGGLVRLYQAICALDGAAAQHKTPAQITEAALGGEPRALAVIEQFSRFLGRVAGNNVLTLGARGGVYIVGGVIPRFVELFLRSGFATSFADKGCMSGYFPGVPVWLVTAEFSGLLGAGVALQQVLAH; translated from the coding sequence ATGAAGGCCTTGCTGGTCGGCGACATTGGTGGAACCAACGCACGCTTTGCCCTGTGGCGCGACAACGACCTGCACGCCGTGCAGGTGTTGGCCACGGCGGATTATTCCAGCCCCGAGCAGGCCATCGAGGCCTATCTGCACGAGCAGGGCATCGCCCGTGGCGGCGTGTCGGATGTCTGCCTGTCGGTGGCCGGGCCGGTGGACGGCGACGACTTTCGCTTCACCAACAACCATTGGCGGCTGAACCGCACGGCGTTCTGCAACACCCTGCAGGTCCAGCGCCTGCTGCTGCTCAACGACTTTTCCGCCATGGCCCTGGGCATGACCCGGCTCAAGCCGGGCGAGTTCGTCGAGGTGTGTCCGGGCCAGGCCGATCAGGCGCGTCCGGCGCTCATCATCGGACCGGGCACTGGCCTGGGGGTGGGCACCTTGCTCAACCTGAACAAGCATTGGATGGCGTTGCCAGGCGAGGGCGGCCACGTCGACCTGCCGGTGGGCAACGCCCGTGAGGCTGCGATCCACCAGCACATCCAGGGTCAGATCGGTCACGTCAGTGCCGAAACCGTGCTCAGCGGTGGCGGACTGGTGCGCCTGTACCAGGCGATCTGCGCGCTGGACGGCGCCGCGGCGCAGCACAAGACCCCGGCGCAGATCACCGAGGCGGCGCTCGGCGGCGAGCCGCGTGCGCTGGCGGTGATCGAGCAGTTTTCGCGCTTCCTCGGCCGGGTGGCGGGCAACAATGTGCTGACCCTGGGCGCGCGGGGCGGCGTGTACATCGTCGGCGGCGTGATCCCGCGCTTCGTCGAGCTGTTCCTGCGCAGCGGCTTCGCCACCAGTTTCGCCGACAAAGGCTGCATGAGCGGCTACTTCCCCGGCGTACCGGTGTGGCTGGTGACAGCCGAGTTCTCGGGGCTTCTCGGCGCCGGCGTCGCGTTGCAGCAGGTGCTCGCCCACTGA
- a CDS encoding TonB-dependent receptor, which produces MSSGPTRLHSSPQRRGQLSLLTLALIASGVGCLPALAAEPAQVSSPRSGEYRFAIAQQPLVSAINAFSQTTGWQVGFSAELAQDVASPGAQGALSPEAALRQLLANTGLDFRILGPGNVVLERQRAGTVIALQQMTVSATRSAQDASQVPSSVSVHTREQLDRQNVGDIKQLVRYEPGVSVGGTGQRSGLNGFNIRGIDGERILTQIDGVSIPDSFFYGPYAQTQRNYVDPEIVKRVEILRGPASVLYGSNAIGGAVSYYTLDADDIIKPGKDIGARLKTGYSSADESWLTSATVAGRQGDVDGLLHLSQRNGHETESYGSHGGTGLARTEANPEDVRTTNVLAKLGWNYADDARLGLTYEHYKDDRDQNIRSAVGGPFIPGFGAMNSYRLRQGNDTVTRERVGINHEFGLDSLLADHVKWSLNYQIAKTDQRTDELYFASGRQVARDRQTTYKDRQWVLDAQLDKAFSLGETEHLLTYGTTFKHEKVTGSRSGSGVCLNVGGTCRAIGQVSTNDGQARVSDFPDPTVDTYSLFAQDEIRWNDWTFLPGARYDYTRLSPKMTDEFLRGIQGNGAAAAGIDDSDKKWHRVSPKLGITYAFDDHYTWYGQYAEGFRTPTAKAMYGRFDNPTLGYRVEPNPNLEPEKSKSYETGLRGQFEAGQFDVAVFYNKYRDFINEDAVQSANLGSTFQANNIRHATIKGAELKGRLNLDSFGASQGLYTQGSLAYAHGRNDDNGQPLNSVNPLTAVLGLGYEQPQYGGLLSWTLVKRKTRVDDSTFFAPDGTSSQFRTPGYGVLDLTGFYKVTDDVTVNAGLYNLTDKKYWQWDDVRGYDGLGEAAVTQPANLDRLTMPGRNFAINVVWDI; this is translated from the coding sequence ATGTCCTCAGGTCCAACCCGCCTTCATTCCTCCCCCCAACGCCGGGGGCAATTGTCCCTATTGACCTTGGCCTTGATCGCCAGTGGCGTCGGCTGCCTGCCTGCGCTGGCCGCCGAGCCCGCCCAGGTCAGCAGCCCGCGTAGCGGCGAATATCGCTTCGCCATCGCCCAGCAGCCACTGGTCTCAGCCATCAATGCCTTCAGCCAGACCACCGGCTGGCAGGTCGGCTTTTCCGCCGAACTGGCCCAGGATGTGGCCTCCCCCGGCGCCCAAGGCGCGCTGTCGCCTGAGGCCGCGTTGCGCCAGTTGCTCGCCAATACCGGTCTGGACTTTCGCATCCTCGGCCCCGGCAACGTGGTGCTCGAACGTCAGCGCGCCGGCACGGTGATCGCCTTGCAGCAGATGACCGTCAGCGCCACCCGTAGCGCCCAGGATGCCAGCCAGGTGCCCAGCAGCGTCAGCGTACACACCCGCGAACAACTGGACCGGCAGAACGTCGGCGACATCAAGCAACTGGTGCGCTACGAGCCCGGCGTATCAGTGGGCGGCACCGGCCAACGCAGCGGCCTGAACGGCTTCAACATCCGCGGCATCGACGGCGAGCGCATCCTCACCCAGATCGATGGTGTGTCGATCCCCGACAGCTTCTTCTACGGCCCCTACGCCCAGACCCAGCGCAACTACGTCGACCCTGAAATCGTCAAGCGCGTGGAAATCCTGCGTGGCCCGGCCTCGGTGCTCTACGGCAGCAATGCCATCGGCGGCGCGGTGAGCTACTACACCCTGGACGCGGACGACATCATCAAGCCCGGCAAAGACATCGGCGCGCGCCTGAAGACGGGCTACAGCTCGGCCGACGAGAGCTGGCTGACCTCCGCCACCGTCGCCGGCCGCCAGGGCGACGTCGACGGCTTGCTGCACCTGAGTCAGCGCAACGGCCACGAGACCGAGTCCTACGGCAGCCACGGCGGTACGGGCCTGGCCCGGACCGAGGCCAACCCCGAAGACGTGCGCACCACCAACGTGCTGGCCAAGCTGGGTTGGAACTACGCCGACGACGCGCGCCTGGGCCTGACCTACGAGCACTACAAGGACGACCGCGATCAGAACATCCGCAGCGCCGTGGGTGGGCCGTTCATCCCAGGCTTCGGCGCCATGAACAGCTACCGCCTGCGCCAAGGCAACGATACCGTCACCCGCGAACGCGTGGGCATCAACCATGAATTCGGCCTCGACAGCCTGCTGGCAGATCACGTCAAGTGGAGCCTGAACTACCAGATCGCCAAGACCGACCAGCGCACCGACGAGCTGTATTTCGCGTCCGGGCGCCAAGTGGCGCGCGATCGCCAGACCACCTACAAGGATCGCCAGTGGGTGCTCGACGCGCAATTGGACAAGGCCTTCAGCCTCGGTGAGACCGAGCACCTGCTGACCTACGGCACCACCTTCAAGCATGAGAAAGTCACCGGCTCACGCAGCGGCAGCGGCGTCTGCCTGAATGTCGGCGGCACCTGCCGCGCCATCGGCCAGGTCAGCACGAACGACGGTCAGGCACGGGTCAGTGACTTCCCCGACCCCACCGTCGACACCTACAGCCTGTTCGCCCAGGATGAGATCCGCTGGAACGACTGGACCTTCCTGCCCGGCGCCCGCTACGACTACACCCGCCTGTCGCCGAAAATGACCGACGAATTCCTGCGCGGCATCCAGGGCAACGGCGCAGCGGCCGCCGGTATCGACGACAGCGACAAAAAGTGGCATCGGGTCTCGCCCAAGCTCGGCATCACCTATGCCTTCGACGATCACTACACCTGGTACGGCCAGTACGCCGAGGGCTTCCGCACACCGACCGCCAAGGCCATGTATGGCCGCTTCGACAACCCGACACTGGGCTATCGGGTCGAGCCCAACCCGAACCTGGAACCGGAAAAGAGCAAGAGCTACGAGACGGGCCTGCGCGGCCAGTTCGAGGCCGGCCAGTTCGATGTCGCGGTGTTCTACAACAAGTACCGCGACTTCATCAACGAAGACGCTGTGCAGTCGGCCAACCTCGGCTCGACCTTCCAGGCCAACAACATTCGTCACGCCACCATCAAGGGTGCCGAACTCAAGGGCCGTCTGAACCTGGACAGCTTCGGCGCCAGCCAGGGCCTCTATACCCAGGGTTCGCTGGCCTATGCCCATGGCCGCAATGACGACAACGGCCAGCCGCTGAACAGCGTCAACCCGCTCACCGCCGTACTGGGCCTGGGCTACGAGCAGCCGCAGTACGGTGGCCTGCTGAGCTGGACGCTGGTCAAGCGCAAGACCCGGGTCGACGACAGCACCTTCTTCGCCCCGGACGGTACCAGCTCGCAGTTCCGCACCCCAGGATACGGCGTGCTCGACTTGACCGGCTTCTACAAGGTCACCGACGACGTGACCGTCAACGCAGGCCTGTACAACCTCACCGACAAGAAATACTGGCAGTGGGATGACGTGCGCGGCTACGACGGCCTGGGCGAAGCGGCCGTGACCCAGCCGGCCAACCTCGACCGCCTGACGATGCCCGGTCGCAACTTCGCCATCAATGTGGTGTGGGATATCTGA
- a CDS encoding PAAR domain-containing protein, with protein MTGKPAARKGDAIKCPVHGDSTLLSGSPNVLINGRPAAREGDECACGDTLSTGFSTSVFINGKPAALQDSEGGHGGVVIGGSGNVNIGGGTSS; from the coding sequence ATGACTGGCAAGCCTGCCGCCCGCAAGGGCGACGCGATCAAGTGCCCGGTGCATGGCGACAGCACGCTTCTTTCCGGTTCCCCCAACGTCTTGATCAACGGTCGTCCGGCCGCTCGCGAAGGCGATGAATGCGCTTGTGGCGACACCCTGAGCACTGGCTTTTCCACCTCCGTGTTCATCAATGGCAAACCGGCTGCGTTACAGGACAGTGAGGGTGGCCATGGTGGCGTGGTGATTGGCGGATCCGGGAACGTCAATATCGGCGGGGGCACTTCCAGCTGA
- the edd gene encoding phosphogluconate dehydratase → MHPRILEVTARLTERSRATRERYLQLIRGAASEGPMRASLQCANFAHGVAGCGSQDKQSLKMMNAANVAIVSAYNDMLSAHQPYQHFPEQIKQALREIGSVGQFAGGVPAMCDGVTQGEPGMELAIASREVIAMSTAIALSHNMFDAALMLGICDKIVPGLMMGALRFGHLPTVFVPGGPMPSGISNKEKADVRQRYAEGKASREELLESEMKSYHSPGTCTFYGTANTNQLVMEVMGLHLPGASFVNPYTPLRDALTAEAAQQVTRMTKASGNFMPLGEIVDEKALVNSIVALHATGGSTNHTLHIPAIAQAAGIQLTWQDMADLSEVVPTLSHVYPNGKADINHFQAAGGMSLLIRELLDAGLLHEDVNTVAGHGLRRYTQEPFLEDGKLVWREGPLQSLDESILRPVARPFSAEGGLRVMEGNLGRGVMKVSAVAPEHQVVEAPARIFHDQQSLADAFKAGELERDFVAVVRFQGPRCNGMPELHKLTPFLGVLQDRGYKVALVTDGRMSGASGKIPAAIHVCPEAFDGGPLAKVRDGDIVRVDGVEGTLQLMVSAEELAGRDQPEAPQGNDLGCGRELFGFMRMAFSPAEQGASAFTSALERFK, encoded by the coding sequence ATGCATCCGCGCATCCTCGAGGTCACCGCCCGGCTGACCGAACGCAGCCGTGCCACCCGTGAACGCTACCTTCAGCTCATTCGCGGCGCGGCCAGCGAAGGACCGATGCGCGCCAGCCTGCAATGCGCCAACTTCGCCCACGGCGTGGCCGGCTGCGGCAGCCAGGACAAGCAGAGTCTGAAGATGATGAACGCGGCCAACGTCGCCATCGTCTCGGCCTACAACGACATGCTCTCGGCGCACCAGCCCTACCAGCACTTTCCCGAACAGATCAAACAGGCCCTGCGCGAGATCGGCTCGGTCGGTCAGTTCGCCGGTGGCGTGCCGGCCATGTGCGACGGCGTTACCCAGGGCGAGCCAGGCATGGAGCTGGCGATCGCCAGCCGCGAAGTGATCGCCATGTCCACGGCCATCGCCCTTTCCCACAACATGTTCGATGCCGCGCTGATGCTCGGCATCTGCGACAAGATCGTGCCTGGGCTGATGATGGGCGCGCTGCGCTTCGGTCATCTGCCGACCGTCTTCGTGCCAGGCGGGCCGATGCCCTCGGGCATCTCCAACAAGGAAAAGGCCGACGTGCGCCAGCGCTACGCCGAAGGCAAGGCAAGCCGCGAAGAACTGCTGGAATCGGAGATGAAGTCCTACCACAGTCCCGGCACTTGCACCTTCTACGGCACCGCCAACACCAACCAACTGGTCATGGAGGTGATGGGCCTGCACCTGCCGGGCGCCTCGTTCGTGAACCCCTACACGCCGCTGCGCGATGCCCTCACCGCCGAGGCGGCGCAGCAGGTCACGCGCATGACCAAGGCCAGCGGCAACTTCATGCCCTTGGGCGAAATCGTCGACGAGAAGGCGCTGGTCAATTCCATCGTCGCGCTGCATGCCACCGGGGGGTCGACCAACCATACGCTGCACATTCCAGCCATCGCCCAGGCCGCGGGTATCCAGCTCACCTGGCAGGACATGGCCGACCTGTCCGAGGTGGTGCCGACCCTGTCGCACGTGTACCCCAACGGCAAGGCCGACATCAACCACTTCCAGGCGGCCGGCGGCATGAGCTTGCTGATCCGCGAGCTGCTCGATGCCGGGCTGCTGCACGAGGACGTCAATACCGTGGCCGGACATGGTCTGCGTCGCTACACCCAGGAGCCGTTCCTGGAGGACGGCAAGCTGGTCTGGCGCGAGGGTCCGTTGCAGAGTCTGGACGAAAGCATCCTGCGCCCGGTGGCACGGCCGTTCTCGGCCGAGGGCGGGCTGCGGGTCATGGAGGGCAACCTTGGTCGTGGCGTGATGAAAGTCTCCGCCGTTGCCCCGGAGCACCAGGTGGTCGAAGCCCCCGCGCGCATTTTCCACGATCAGCAGTCGCTGGCCGATGCCTTCAAGGCCGGCGAACTGGAGCGTGATTTCGTCGCCGTGGTGCGCTTCCAGGGCCCGCGCTGCAACGGCATGCCCGAGCTGCACAAGCTCACGCCGTTCCTCGGGGTGCTGCAGGACCGTGGCTACAAGGTCGCGCTGGTCACCGACGGGCGCATGTCCGGCGCCTCGGGCAAGATCCCGGCAGCGATCCACGTGTGCCCGGAAGCCTTTGATGGCGGCCCGCTGGCAAAGGTGCGCGACGGTGATATCGTGCGCGTCGACGGTGTCGAAGGTACGCTGCAACTGATGGTGTCGGCCGAAGAACTGGCCGGGCGCGATCAGCCTGAAGCACCCCAGGGCAATGACCTGGGCTGCGGCCGCGAGCTGTTCGGCTTCATGCGCATGGCATTCAGCCCGGCAGAGCAGGGCGCCAGCGCCTTTACCTCGGCTTTGGAGCGATTCAAATGA